Genomic window (Brachyspira hampsonii):
ATTAAGTAAGGCTTCTACTGTATCCAAATTATTATTGATAACCGCTAAATGTAAAGGAGTATATCCGTTTTCATCTGCAAAATTAGGATTAACCCCCTCTTTTATTAAAGTATTTAAAGCTATTATATCATTATTTTTAACAGCAACTAAAAGCTCAAGCTGTTTAACATCTAATTCAGTATTAACAACTTCTTCATCAGATGCATTCTCTTCTGTATTATTATCAACAACCTCAACATCTGTAATAGTAACTTCAGTCTCTTCTGCGGTTGTTTCTTCTGTATCATTATTTTCATTTGCTGTATTATTGTCAGCTACTACAGTTTCATCTCCGCCCAAATTATCTTCAGGAGTACCTTCTCTTACTATATTATCATTTCCTGATAAATAATTCTTAACATCATCACCTTTAGCATAATATACAGGCTCATTTCCGTCCTTTGTTTTGCTCATTTTGTCAGCACCTAAATCAACAAGTGTCTGTACTGTTTGAAGAGAGGAGAAAGCAGCAGCATAATGTAAAGGTGTCCATCCGTCTGCATCTTTAGCTTCTATATCCGCCCCATTTTCCATTAATAATTTAATAGTTTCAGGCTTATCCTTCATAGCAGCCCAATGTAATGGAGTATTACCTCTATTATCTACATCATTTATAGTAGAAGAATCTTTAGCAAGGAGCATCATTATTACATCATTATTACCATTAGCAGAAGCCATATGTATAGCCATACTGCCGTCTACATTATCTTTAGCTTTAATATCCGCATTATTCTCAAGTAAAGCTGAAACTATATTAGTGTCTCCAATATATGAAGCCAATATTAATGGTGTAGCACCGCCTAGATACCAACCATCTATACTTACTTTCATATCTAATTTAGAATTAATATCTATATTTTCATTTTTCAAAAGAACATTGACAGTATTTAAATCTTTATTATAAACTGCTCTATGTAAAGGAGTATACCCTTCCATATCTAGTACATTTACATCTATATCTGCAGAGTTATTCAATATATTTGATACATTATCCGAATTTTTTTCATTAATTGCATTAAATAAATTAGTTTCATTTGATGTTAATGCGAATATAGAATAACTAAAAGTCAATAGTATAACTAAAAATCTAATATGTCTCACCTTTAATACTCCAATCTCAAAATAAATAATATTCATAGTATATTAGATAATAAATAAATATCAAGTATAATAAAAAATTTATATTTAAAAAATTTTATTAAAAAAATGAAAATATTTTTGCAGTATTTTTATTTTTATATTGTATTATGAATTAAAATCATTATAATATTATTTTAGCACAAAATATCATATATACTAACATAATAAGGAAGAAAATATGCAAAGTTTTATATATAATAATCCGACAAAAGTAATATTTGGAAAAGACACAGAAAATACTGTAGGAAATGAAATAAAAAATC
Coding sequences:
- a CDS encoding ankyrin repeat domain-containing protein, which gives rise to MRHIRFLVILLTFSYSIFALTSNETNLFNAINEKNSDNVSNILNNSADIDVNVLDMEGYTPLHRAVYNKDLNTVNVLLKNENIDINSKLDMKVSIDGWYLGGATPLILASYIGDTNIVSALLENNADIKAKDNVDGSMAIHMASANGNNDVIMMLLAKDSSTINDVDNRGNTPLHWAAMKDKPETIKLLMENGADIEAKDADGWTPLHYAAAFSSLQTVQTLVDLGADKMSKTKDGNEPVYYAKGDDVKNYLSGNDNIVREGTPEDNLGGDETVVADNNTANENNDTEETTAEETEVTITDVEVVDNNTEENASDEEVVNTELDVKQLELLVAVKNNDIIALNTLIKEGVNPNFADENGYTPLHLAVINNNLDTVEALLNYKDINKEAKLPYKATLDNWYLGGATPLIVASYVGNADIVYTLIEAGCDIRARDDIDGAMPIHVASANGNDDTVILLLEKDKTLVNEADKNGNDTPLHWAAMKNKPSTVNVLLKYNADTKIQNSDGNTALHYAAMYASSDVIKNIVNADKSSVNMANNENMYPIHYAALENNVDALVSLVQDGKADVNIKDSNNDTALHYAAAYGNMDSVMSLVEKCYADKTLKDSDGYTAADLASDNGYNNIANYLKGAAYVPADNNQDNTDNNGQELILPEYNKKPNLDKKWW